Within the Pseudomonas mendocina genome, the region GCAGCCTGACAGCAACCCTGGCGCACGCATTCTAAGAATCCTAGATATTTGCGGAGGCAGTTGCTCGCATACGCGCTGCCTTGGCACTCCTGCGCTGATAATCGGCCGGCTGTGGCCGCACTGTTATCCTCCAACACCTCGAGCTAATACCAAAACGACAGTAAAGCCGCGTTATCATGCCCGCGCCTGCGTTCGGCACGACGACAAGGAGCAGTAGATGAACGATTCGCGCCAGGCGGCTTTCGCCAGGGAATGCGACCTGATCATGAAGGGCGGCATCACCAGCGGTATCGTCTATCCGTTGGCCATTACCGAGATCGCCAAGGCATTTCGTCTGCGCAGCATCGGCGGCACCAGTGCCGGCGCCATTGCCGCCGCTGCCGCGGCAGCTGCCGAACTCGGCCGTCAGCGTTTCCAAAGCGGGCAATTGAGCAGCGACCCGGCCGGTTTCGCCGAAATCGAGCGTCTGCCCGAACATCTCTGCACACCCGCAGCAGATGGCCATGGCACCAAGCTGCTGGCCTTGTTCAAACCCATTCCCGCACTGCGAACGCTATTTGACACGTTCATCGCCACGCTCGAAGCCAAGGGCAAGGGTCCGCGCGCGTGCATATTGGCACCACTCAAGGTGATGCTGACGCGACACAAGCTCGCCGCCTTGCTCGGCGCACTCGTCGCCGGCGGGCCCTTATGGGGCAGCGCCATGTCCAGCGGCAGCTTGCTGGTTTGGCTCTGGGTGTTATCGTTCGCCGCCCTTGGCGGCGTGTTCGCGGCAGGCTTGCGCCTGCTGCTGCCGGCACTGCGAGAGTTGCCGAACAATGGTTTCGGCCTGTGCACCGGCCTGCCGAACGCCGATGACGAAGCCCCGGATGAAGCCCTGACCAACTGGCTGACTCACTATTTCGACCAGCTCAGCGGCCAGCAGGCGTTTTGCGCGCAGCACGCTGGGGCTATCGAATGCGAGCGGCCGCTGACCTTCGGTGACCTGCGTGCGCACGGTATCGATCTGCAGGTCATGACCACCTGCCTGAGCATGGCGCGCCCGTTTCGCCTGCCATTTCGCGACGACGATCAGGTGCGTGAGAACAGCCAGTTCCATTTTCGCGCGGAGGAGTTCGTTCGTCTGTTCCCCCGCCGCGTCGTGGCCTGGATGCGCGCACGCCAGCGCCCGGGCAACGATGAGCGCAACGACGGCTACCTGCGCATGCCCTTGCCGGACGACCTGCCGGTGATCGTCGCGGTGCGCATGAGCCTGAGCTTCCCGCTGCTGCTCAGCGCCGTGCCGCTGCACGCGGTGGACTACCGCAAGAGCGAGAAGAAGCTGGAGCGCTGCTGGTTCACCGATGGCGGTATCAGTTCCAACTTCCCCATCCACTTCTTCGACGCCGCCCTGCCCCGGCGCCCGACCTTCGGCCTGGACCTGGGGCCGACCGATGGCGCAGACGAACAGCGCGTGCGCTTTCCGCGCAACAACGGCGACGCACGCCTCGCCTACTGGCGACGTTTTCCGCAAAGTGGCCTGCCGGCGCTGCGCGGCTTTCTGGCTCAGCTCAGTAATGTGGCCAAGGATTGGAACCACGAAACCCTGTCGCTGATGCCTGGCTTTCGCGACCGCATCGGCCTGATTCAGCTGACCCGCGAGGAAGGTGGGCTCAACCTGACCATGCCGACCGAACGCATCGAGCGCCTGACACGTTACGGACGCGAAGCCGGTCAGCAGTTCGTACTCCGCTTCGGTGACCCGGCGCACTGGCAGCCCGGCGCAGCTGCATCGCCGATGAACTGGGAAAATCACCAGATCATCCGCTTGCGCCTGCAACTGGCCAGCGTCGCCGAACAACTGCAGAGCCTGGAACGTGCCTGCCGCGAGCTGCACGGTACCGAGCACGACTACCAACGCTTCTTCACCCCGCAAGCCAGGCGCTACAGCTACCCCTTCAGAGGCCTCAACGACCTCGCGCAGGACCCGGACAGCGGCCTGTACCGCACACAGGCCGGGCTGGCCAAGGCCATGCTCGATCAACTGCGGGCAATCGCCCAGATGGTCGAGCAACACCCCGACAGTCATCCGGCCAAGGATGCGCCCAAGCCCACACCCGAACTGAAATTGCGGCCACGCATTTAAGGCTGGCCGCCGGACCATCAGCTCCCCGGGTTGGCCTGGGCCTCTTCGAAGAAGTAGTCCTTCCACGACGCGGCCTTGTTCTTCAACACGCCGACTTCATACAACTTCTCGGCATAGATGAAGGTGCGCTGCGGCGATACGGTGAAGTCGTTTTCCGGGTCCTCGATGATCTTCTTCACGAAGTCCAGCGGCAGCTTGGAGTTCTCCACGCGAATGTAGATCTCGGCAGCCGCGGCCTTGTCCGCCTTGATGATCTGTTCGGCCTCCACCAGCGCGTCATAGAAGGCCTTGTAGGTCTTCGGGTTCTCGTCGTGGAACTTCTCGGTGGCGTAGAGCACGTTGAAGGTCGCCGGACCGCCGAGAATGTCGTAGCTGCTGATCAGCTTGTGCACCTTGGGGTTCTCCAGCGCCTGGTACTGGAACGGTGGACTGGAGAAGTGCGCGGTAATTTCCGAACCGCCCTTGATCAGCGCCGCTGTGGCATCGGGATGCGGCAAGCTGATGGAGATGGCATCGAAGCGTTGGAAATCGTCCTTGCCATAGCGTTTGGCCGCCTCGATCTGCAGGGTACGCGACTGAAACCCGACCCCGGCGGCCGGCACCGCGAGGCGATCCTTCTCGGTCAGATCGTCCAGCGTCTTCACGCCCTCACGGTTGCTCAGCACGTAGCCGGGCAACGAACCCAGCGCGGCTACGGCCTTGACGTTCTGCCGACCGTGGCTGCGATCCCACACGGTGAGCATTGGCGGTACACCGGCCGAAACCACATCGATGGCACCCGCCAGCAGCGCCTCGTTCATTGCAGTGGCGCCGGAAATTGTGCGCCACTCGACGTCGATCTTATCCAGTCCCAGGGCCTTGGCGTGCTTCTCAATCAGGTGCTGATCCTTGACCACGTGCAGCACCAGGTAACCGATGCCGAACTGCTGGGCAATGCTGATCTTACCTTCGGCCTGCGCGGCCAGCGGTAGTGTCAGCGCGCTGAGCAAGCCCAGTGCGGTGACGATGGAGGATTTCTTCATGGCTTCTCCTGTGTGCCCGGCCTTGGCTGGCCAGGCGGTTAAGTGTCGTGTTGTGCTTCGAATCCAAGGGCGGCTCGTGCTGCTCGCTGGCTGCAGAGATCACCTGTAGAAGCGGCTTCAGCCGCGAGCTTTTCATCTACCTATCGCGGCTTAAAACCGCATCTACGAATGGCACTGCAAAACCGCTGGTGGGCTAAAACGGATCGCCGCGCGGCCATCCCTACAGGCTCTGTTCTGTAGGGTGGGCTTCAGCCCACCAACTGGGCACCCCGCTGGTGGGCTCAGCGCTGCATCCCCCAGCGCTTGACGGTCACCCGCTCGACCGTAGCGAACACCAGATTCTCCACCAGCAGGCCGATCAGGATCACCGCCGCCAGGCCGGCGAAGACCTTGTC harbors:
- a CDS encoding patatin-like phospholipase family protein, which produces MNDSRQAAFARECDLIMKGGITSGIVYPLAITEIAKAFRLRSIGGTSAGAIAAAAAAAAELGRQRFQSGQLSSDPAGFAEIERLPEHLCTPAADGHGTKLLALFKPIPALRTLFDTFIATLEAKGKGPRACILAPLKVMLTRHKLAALLGALVAGGPLWGSAMSSGSLLVWLWVLSFAALGGVFAAGLRLLLPALRELPNNGFGLCTGLPNADDEAPDEALTNWLTHYFDQLSGQQAFCAQHAGAIECERPLTFGDLRAHGIDLQVMTTCLSMARPFRLPFRDDDQVRENSQFHFRAEEFVRLFPRRVVAWMRARQRPGNDERNDGYLRMPLPDDLPVIVAVRMSLSFPLLLSAVPLHAVDYRKSEKKLERCWFTDGGISSNFPIHFFDAALPRRPTFGLDLGPTDGADEQRVRFPRNNGDARLAYWRRFPQSGLPALRGFLAQLSNVAKDWNHETLSLMPGFRDRIGLIQLTREEGGLNLTMPTERIERLTRYGREAGQQFVLRFGDPAHWQPGAAASPMNWENHQIIRLRLQLASVAEQLQSLERACRELHGTEHDYQRFFTPQARRYSYPFRGLNDLAQDPDSGLYRTQAGLAKAMLDQLRAIAQMVEQHPDSHPAKDAPKPTPELKLRPRI
- a CDS encoding ABC transporter substrate-binding protein gives rise to the protein MKKSSIVTALGLLSALTLPLAAQAEGKISIAQQFGIGYLVLHVVKDQHLIEKHAKALGLDKIDVEWRTISGATAMNEALLAGAIDVVSAGVPPMLTVWDRSHGRQNVKAVAALGSLPGYVLSNREGVKTLDDLTEKDRLAVPAAGVGFQSRTLQIEAAKRYGKDDFQRFDAISISLPHPDATAALIKGGSEITAHFSSPPFQYQALENPKVHKLISSYDILGGPATFNVLYATEKFHDENPKTYKAFYDALVEAEQIIKADKAAAAEIYIRVENSKLPLDFVKKIIEDPENDFTVSPQRTFIYAEKLYEVGVLKNKAASWKDYFFEEAQANPGS